CGTCGTGATCGCGATCTTCGTGATCGTGGTTCTCTTCCGATCCATTCGGATCATCCCGCAGGCCTACTCCGGTGTCGTCGAGCGCCTGGGCCGCTACCAACGCACCCTCTCCCCCGGGCTGAACCTCCTGGTGCCGTTCATCGACCGCCTGCGACCCCTCGTCGACATGCGCGAACAGGTCGTGTCCTTCCCGCCGCAGCCGGTCATCACCGAGGACAACCTCGTGGTCTCCATCGACACCGTCGTCTACTTCCAGGTCACCGACGCGCGCGCCGCGACGTACGAGATCGCAAACTACCTGTCGGCCGTCGAACAGCTCACCACGACGACGCTGCGAAACGTCGTCGGCGGGCTCAATCTCGAAGAAGCCCTCACCAGCCGCGACAACATCAACGGTCAACTGCGCGTCGTTCTCGACGAGGCCACCGGAAAGTGGGGGCTGCGGGTTTCGCGCGTCGAGCTGAAGGCGATCGATCCGCCGCACTCGATCCAGGACTCCATGGAGAAGCAGATGCGCGCCGAGCGTGACCGACGCGCCGCGATCCTCACCGCCGAAGGCTCCAAGCAGTCCCAGATCCTCGAGGCCGAGGGCCGCCGGCAGGCGGAGATCCTCAAAGCCGAGGGCGACAAGCAGGCGGCGATCCTTCGCGCCGAGGGTGAGGCCGCCGCCATCGAGAACGTCTTTTCGGCGATCCACGCGGGCCGCCCCGACGACAAGCTGCTCGCCTACCAGTATCTGCAGACGCTGCCCAAGATCAGCGACAGCTCATCCAGCAAGCTGTGGATCATCCCGAGCGAGTTCACGGAGGCGATGAAGGGCCTCGGAAGCGCGTTCGCCGCACGCACGGATGCCGGAGGCGCACCCGCGTCGACCGCGACGACGGGCGCGCCTCCCACCGAGCCCTCGTGAGCCACCCGTGGTTCGCCGCCAGCGCCGCTCCGCGTGTGCTGGCTCATCGCGGCTTCGTCCCGACGGACGCCGAGGGCATCGTGGAGAACACGGTCGCCGCTTTCGCCGCCGCGCACGCGATCGGTGCGAAGTACGTGGAGTCGGACTGCCATCTGACCGCTGACGGCGTCGTGGTCTTCTTCCACGATGACGATCTGCTCCGAGTCACCGGTGATCCGCGAAAGATCGCGGCCGTGCGCCACGACGAGCTCGTGGAGATCATGGCCGACCGCGGGGGGCTCGCGAGCGCCGCCGACACGATCGAGGCGTTTCCGACGCTGCGCTTCAACATCGACGTCAAGTCCCCCGATGCGGCCCTTCCGCTGGGGCGCATCGTCGCCGGTCACGCGGATCGCGTGCTGATCACGAGCTTCTCGGATGCGCGTCGGCGGCGCGCACTCGAGGCGGCGCGTCATCTCGGCGGCGAGCCGGCGACGTCCGCCGGCCGTGAGACCGTCGCAAGGCTGCTCGCCGCCGTTTCGACCGGATCGAGCGCTCTGGTCAGACGCGTACTTCGTGGGGTGGATGCCGTGCAGATTCCCGAGCGCCAGGGACCGATGCGCATCGTGACGCCACGCCTGCTGCGCCTCGTTCACGACGCCGACGTCGAGGTGCACGTCTGGACGGTCAACGACCGCCACGACATGGATCGACTCCTGGCTCTCGGCGTCGACGGTCTCGTCACCGATCGCGCCGACCTCGCACTGAACGCCACAGCCTCGCGCCCCTGATCAGGGCTGGGGATCCCCTGTGAAAGGGCGATTTGGCACGGCCGTTCGGATGAGGCACACAGGTCCGCACGTTATACCTGACACGACGAGAGGACCACACAATGGCAGATCGCAGCCTGCGCGGCATCCGACTCGGCGCCTCGAGCCTACAGAGCGAAGAAGGCGTCGTGTTCCATGAGCGCGCCAACCACACCTATGTCTGCACGCAGTGCGGACGCGAGACCGTGATGACCTTCGCGGCCGACGCCGAGCTTCCCGAGGCCTGGGAATGCCGCACCTGCGGCGCCGAGGCCGTGCTCCGCGTGGGCGACTCGGTCGTCGAGGTCGACCACTCCGGCGACAAGGCTCCCCGTACCCACTGGGACATGCTGCTGGAGCGTCGCACCGTTTCCGAGCTGGAGGAGCTGCTCGAAGAGCGCCTCTCCCTGCTGCGCGCCCGTCGCGGCGCCGCGGACGATTCGCGCCTGAGCGCCTGACGCTCACTCCCCCGCTTCGACGCCGGCCCCTTCGGGGGTCGGCGTCTTCGGCGTGCGCGCGCGACGGCGGACGATGAGACCGACCACCGCGAGCGCCACCACACTGCCCCATCCGAGCAGGGTCTGCACGGCATCGCCGAGGAGGATGCCGGGGGTCAGCCCGGTGCGCAAGGGCACATCGGTGACCATCGCCCCCGGCTCGTCGGCGGGCAGCGCGTCGATCGTGCGACCATCGGGCCCGATGACTTGACTGGTGCCGACGGTGGACAGGTTGACGACGGCACGACCGCTCTCCACCGCGCGGATGCGGGCGAACGCGAGCTGCTGCAGGTTCTCGTCAGTACCGCGGAAGTCGGCGTTGTTCGTCTGGAACATGTAGACCTGGGCGCCGGCGAGAGCACCCTCGCGGATCACGTCGTCGTAGATCACGTCGAAGCAGATGGCGAGCCCGACCCCCACCCCGTCGACATCGAACATCGGCGTCGTCGTTCCCGGGGTGTATTCGCGCTGGATGAGGCCGATGAGATCCGGCGCGAGCATGTTGTAGAACCAGCGGTCCGGCACGTACTCACCGAAAGGAACAGGGTGGCGCTTGTCGTACAGGGCGGTCGGGTTCTGAGCGCCCACCTGCCACAGCAGCGAGGAATTGAAGTACTGCTCACCGCGCTGGGTGACCCCACTGACCAGTAAGGGTGCGCCCACACGGGCGGCCACAGCGTCCAACGCCGTTCGGACCGACGTGTTCGACAGCGGGTCGGCGTCGATCCCGCCCTCCGGCCACAGCAGCAGATCGATGTCGCGGTCTTCGATGGGTCGCGTCGCCGCCAGCTGCGCACGGAACACGTCGTAAGCCGCATGCTGATCGAAGTAGCCGGCGGGCCCGTTGCCCTGCACCGCGCCCACGCGGATGCGGCCGGCATCCGTTGTCGGAAAGGCGGGAAGCAGAAACAGCACGAGCACGGTGATCCCCGCGGGCAGTGCCCGCAGCGCCGCGACCTGCGCGCGCGTCACAGCCCCGAGCCGCGCCACCTCGATCGCCGCCGCACAGGCGAAGACGATGAGGAACGACAGACCGCTCATTCCCGTCCACGACGTGACGTGCGCGAGCGGCGAGTCCGCCTGCGTCACGGCGATGCGGGTCCAGGGAAAGCCTCCGTAGGGGAAGGTGCCCTGGAGCTCCTCCCGCGACACCCACAACCCGGCTACGAGAGCAGGCAGCGCGATGAGTCTTCCCGCGGTACCGGGGGCCCAACGAGGCATCCAGCGATACGCCCAGGCGATGGGGATCGCCATGACCGCCGTCAGCACCGACTCCAGCGCCGACAGGGCGATCCACGGCACCGGTCCGAGGTAACGTGCGGTGAAGGAGAAATTCACGAAGAACAGCCCCGCGCCGAAGAGGAGCCCGACCACGAACGCGCCTCCGGTGCGCCGTCCGACGAGCGTCAGCAGCGCCAGCGGCACAGCGACGAAGACCACCGGCCACCACGACAGAGCGGGAAACGCGAGCGTGAGCACCAGCCCCGCGGCGGTCGCCACGACAGCGGCGGCCCACAGCGGAAGTAGCGGTCGCGCCGACGCGGCGGGGCGAAGTCGTTCGGACACAGATCGAGCCTAGGCGAGCAGATTCAGTACGAGCCGTATGCAACGATCCCGCGCCGGACGGCGTCGAGGGCCGCCCGGGCCGTCGTGGCGAGCGGAGCGTCAGCGACCATCGACAGCTGATCGAGCAGGTCGATGGTCTGCTTCGTCCAGCGTACGAAGTCGCCGGCGGCGAGATCCGCCTCCTGCAGCACGCGGTCGAGCGAAGCCCCCCGCGCCCAGGAGTGCATCGCCTGGGCAAGACCGGTGGCGACCGGTGACGACCCGGGCAGACGATGGTCCTGCTCCAGATCGTCCAGACGCGCCCACAGCTCCTGCGTCGCCGTCAATGCCCCGCGGAATGCGCCGCGTGGGAGTCCGTGCTCTCCGGGGCCGCTCTCGTCGCGACGCGGCTCGTAGACGAGGCAGCAGGCAAGAGCGGCAAGACCCGCCGGGTCGAGGTCTTTCCAGATACGGGTGCGCAACGACTCCGCGACGAGGAGATCACGTTCGCCGTAGATCCGCTTCATCGTCGCGCCGGCGGCGGTCAAGGCGGTGGCGCCGTGGGGATCGAGATGCACGTAGTCCAGCGCGGTGAGCACATCGACGACCCGGTCGAAGATGCGGGCGACGGTGCCGGTGCGCATGTCGATCTGCTGACGCAGTTTGTCGGTATGGCGCCGGAGTTTGCCGTACCGCTCGGCCCACCGGGCGTGCTTCTCACGATCGGGACAGCTCTGGCACGGGTGCCGCTTGAGGCTGCGCCGCAGCGACTCGATCCGCTCCTGGCGCTGCTGGCGCACCTTCGGCGGTCCGGACCGGTCGCCCTTGCGTTCGAGATCGCCCAGCTCGCGCCTCATCCGCGCGAACTCGGCGAAATCGCCCCTCTCACATGCCATCGACGCCGCATAGCCGGCGAGGGACTCCTCGGCATCCTTGACCTCGCGCGCCAGCCCCACCACGGCCCGGTCGGCCTGGAACTGGGCGAACGACGACTCGAGGATCTCGCGCGCCCGGGCCCGACCGAACTGGTCGATGAGGTTGACCGCCATGTTGTACGTCGGACGGAAGCTCGAGTTGAGCGGGTAGGTGCGCCGCGAGGCGAGGGCCGCGACGGCCTGGGGATCGAGACTCTCGCTCCACTGGATGACCGCGTGACCTTCGACATCGATGCCGCGGCGTCCCGCACGTCCCGTCAGCTGCGTGTACTCGCCGGAGGTGATGGCGACCCGCGCCTCGCCATTGAACTTCTCCAGCTTCTCGAGGACGACGGTGCGTGCCGGCATGTTGATGCCGAGCGCGAGCGTCTCGGTCGCGAAGACGACTTTGACGAGCTTTCGCTGGAAGAGCTCCTCGACGATCTCCTTGAAGGCGGGGAGCAGGCCCGCATGGTGGGCGGCGACACCGCGTTCGAGGTTCTCCCGCCACTCCCAGAAGCCGAGGACGGCAAGATCCTCGTCGGGAAGCGTCAGCGTGCGCTCGTCGACGATGCGACGGATCTCATCGCGCTCGTCGCGGTCGGTCAAACGAACACCGGAGCGTCGGAGCTGCTGCACCGCTGCCTCGCACCCCGCGCGACTGAAGATGAAGAAGATCGCCGGCAGGAGGTTCGCCCGCGCGAGCAGTTCCACCACCTGCGGGCGGTCGATGCGCTCGATGCGCTGCGCGTTGGCGGAGCGCAGGGGGCGCACTCCCCCCTTCGGAGGCCGCGGACCGCCCGATCGATCGCCTTGCATCCGATGACGCTGCGAGCGATAGTCCTGCGCCCGCCGATTGCTCTCGAAGGTGGAGCCGCGCACCGATCGCAGGCGCATGAGCTCCTGATTGACCTGCGCGGTCGCGATTCCGGCCCGGTCGTCGAACAGCGGCAGCAGGTCACCGCGCACCAGAACATGCTGCTCCAGCGGAACAGGGCGGGTCTCGGAGACGATCACCGCGGTGTCACCGCGCACGGTGTCGAGCCAGTCGCCGAACTCCTCTGCGTTCGACACGGTCGCCGACAGCGATACCAGCTTCACGCGCGCGGGCAGATGGATAATGACCTCCTCCCACACCGCCCCGCGGAACCGATCGGCGAGGTAGTGGACTTCGTCCATCACCACGTACCGCAAGCCGCGCAGTGCCGGCGAATCGGCGTAGAGCATGTTGCGAAGAACCTCGGTGGTCATCACGACGACGCGGGCGTTGCCGTTGATGTTGGTGTCCCCCGTGAGCAGGCCCACCTCGTCCTCGCCGTAGACCTGCTGCAGCTCGCGGAACTTCTGGTTCGACAGCGCCTTCATCGGGGTCGTGTAGAACGCCTTCTCATCGGGTTCGCGCATGGCCAGATGCACGGCGAACTCGCCGACGATGGTCTTTCCCGCGCCGGTGGGCGCTGCCACCAGGACGCTGCGTCCGTCCTCCAGGGCATGACAGCCCGCGATCTGGAAGGGGTCGAGGTCGAAGCGCTGCTCGTCGGCGAAGGAGGCCGTGATCGGATGCGCCTGACGGGCCTGCGCCTGCGCGTAGCGGCTGGCGGGATCCGTCACAGGTCGAGCCCGAGCGCCTTCTCGCGTTTGGCGCGTCGGCGATCGAAGATCACCGAGAGCCCGGCGGCGGCGAAATAGAGCACCGTCAGGATGCCGGCCAGCAGCAGCATGCTGACGATGTCGGCGGCGGGCGTGGCGAGGGCTGCGAACAGCGACGCCACGAGAACGGCCACTCGCCAGCCCTTCAGGATCGCCATGCCGCTCATCACCCCCGCAAGGTTCAACGCGACCAGGAACACCGGGAGCACGAAAGAGACGCCGACGACGAGCAGCAGCTTGAAGACGAAGTCGTAGTAGTACTTCGAGTCGTAGATGTTCGACGCGCCCTGCGGAGTGAACGAGGCCATGAGCTCCACGATGTGGGGCATGATCAGCCACCCGACGAACACCCCGGCGGCGAACAGCGGCACGGCGGCGCTCACGAACCCGATGGTGTAGCGGATCTCCTTCCGGGTCAGACCCGGAACGAGAAACGCCCAGATCTGCCATACCCACACCGGTGCGGAGAAGATGACGCCGACCGCCAACGCGATGCGCAACCGCATATCGAACGGACCCGTGATGCTCTGGTACATCAGCGTCACGACGTCGCCGTCGCCGCGCTGGGCGGCGACGACCCGGATCGGCTCGGTCATGGCCCAGATGATGGCGTCGGTGAAGATCCAGGCGATGATCATGCCGACCACGAGCGCGATGATGCCGATGATGAAGCGTCGGCGCAGCTCCGTGAGGTGCTGCGCCAGCGACATCCGTCGATCACGACGGGGCACGTCGTCCTCGCCGAGACGAGCGGACTCGACCGTGGCCACCGACGTCAGGGCTTGGTGTCGGGTCCGGGCTCGGCGCTCGAAGCGGCCGTCCCGGCTGCGCTTCCCGTCACCGGCGGCGCGGGCGGCGTCGCGGTGGCGGCGTCATCTTCCTTCATCGCCTTCATCTCGCCCTTGAAGACGCGAGCGGACTGACCGACGCTCTTGGCCAGCGCAGGGAGCTTCGCCGCCCCGAACAGGAGCAGGATGATGACGACAAGGGCCAGCAGGTGCCAGCCGGTCAAGCCTCCGAGCATGAGGGTCTCCTCGGGTCTGGGGATATCGCCCAGTCTACCTGCCGGCCCCGCCGCAGGGCTCAGGCGTACTGGGCGAGCCCTGCCTCGGCCCACGCGGCGGCCGCGCGACGCGCGGCGTCGGGACTGACGATCTCCAGATCGCCGCCGAGCTTGGCCGCCACACGTTTCAGACTGCGGGCGTCGCCCACGCGCACCCGCGCTGAGCGCACCGCTGCGTCGGTGTCGGCCGGGTCGTCGATCACGACGTAGTCGGCCAGCAGCGATGCCGCAGACGCCCGGTAGCGGACCGCGACCTCGACGTCGCGGGCGGCGCCCTCGAACAGTCCCGGAACGGTGTCGTCACCGTGGGTGCTCACGATGTCGGTGAGACGCACGTCGGAAACGCGGTCGAGGTGGAAGGTGCGCATCGCCTGACGCAGGTGGCACCATCCCTGCAGGTACCACTGACCGCCCGCGATGTGGACCTTGACCGGGTCGACCGTGCGTGTGGTGGGCGCGGCATCCGGGGCCTGGTAGGTGAAGGCCACGGCGACGCCGTCACGCAGGGCGCGATCGACGGTCACGCGCACCTCGTCCACCTCACCGGGCGCGACGATGACGTCGGCGGGCACGCCGGAGGCGCCGCGCGCCAGCTTGGCCAGCAGACCCTGGATGACTCCGCTCTCGCCGACACCGGGCAGCGACGCCGCAACGCGAAGTCCGGCGAGCAGGGCCGCCGCCTCCGGGGCGGTCAGACGCGGGGTGCGCTCGAGCCCGACGCTATTGGTGATGACGACCAGGTCCTGCTGATCCAGAAGATCCCAGTCGATGTCGAACAGATCGTTCGCCATCTGCCAGAAGCCGCCGTCGCCGGGCAGCCCGATGACGGTCAACTTCTCCACCATCGCCCGCATCTGTTCGACGGTGACATCGAACTCCTCCGCCGCCTCGGTGAGCGACACCTCGCCCTTCCCGATCAGATACGGCACGAGCTGCAGGATCAGGGCCGCGCGATCGGTGGCCAGCAGAGGTTTGCGTCGCGCACTCATGACCGCTCTCCCACCGCACCGCCGTGTATCTGCACGGTGCGTTGCAGACGTGCGATCACCTGATCGCGCAGGTCTTCCGGTTCGACCACGCGCACCTCCGGGCCGTACGACGCGAGCTCGTCGGCGAAGATGTGCACGTCGACGTAGGGAACGCGGATCCCCTGGCCGGCGGGCGTCGCCCGCCGCGTGAGACGCAGAGCGGCCTCCGTGCCGGGGGCGATCTCCAGCAGTGCCTGCTGACGGGCGGCGAGTTGCGCCAATCCGGTCAGGGCACGCTCGCCCGCCTCCTCGCGGAGGGCGAGGTCGAACGTGGTCCGCGTGATCGCGACGTCCGACACGATCCGGGACAGCAAGAAGGTGCGCACATCTCCCTGCGCCAGATCGAAGCCGTACACGTGCCACCTCGCCTCGTACTCGACCAGCGCGTAGGGCTGAACGCGTCGCACCCGTGCGTTCGCCTCGCCCGCCTTCAGGTAGGAGAACTCGACGACACGTCCCTGTTCGATCGCACGCTGCATCGGCGAGAAGGCAGGCTCGCGCAGATTGACACGCGGAGAGTAGCCGATGATCGGCGCGTCGACCTCGATGCCCAGCGCGCGGATCTTCCGCAGGCCGCTGCGGGCGTCGGCCGACATGGAGCTCTCGCTCCAGACACCACCGGCGAGATTCAGCACGGCGAGCTCGGCCGGCGTGAACTCGATGTCGGCGGGAAGCTCGTACTCCGCGGTGGGAATGCGGTACCGCGCCTCGCGGAGGTCATCGGGATCGGCATAGTCACCGATGGTCTCCACGGGGATGCCGAGCGAGCGGAGATTCTCCTTGTCGCGCTCGAACATCTTCTCCAGCGCGTCCTTGGAAGCCCCCGCGGAACCCTGCTCGCGGTAGCCGGCCACCGACGACAGGATCGTGTCCTTCGTCAGCCCCTGCTCCGTCGCCATGAGTGCGACCACCAGGTTGACGAGGCGCTCCTCGGGCGCGCTGCGGCTGGTCTCGGTGGGCACCCGTCAATCTTAGGCGCCGCCTGTGGAGCGGCGGCGGTGCCGCGCGGGGTCAGGGGGCGGCGGGAGTGTCCACGCCCAGCACGTCGATGACGAACACGAGCGTCGAGCCCGCGGGGATCGATGAGGTGGTCTTGTCCCCATAGCCGAGGGACGGCGGGATCACCACGAGGATCTGCGACCCGACCGTCTGCCCCTTCAGAGCCTGCGCGAAGCCCGGCACGACGGCATCCAGCGTGACCGCCGTCGATGCCCCCTTGTCCCACGTCGAGTCGAACACTTTACGATCGGCCCACGTGAGGCCCGTGTAGTTGATCCGGATCTGATCGCCGTCTCCGACGGCGGGGCCGTCGCCCTTCTTCAGCACCTCCACGGCGAGGTCGGACGGCGGCGCGGTGTCCGGGATGATGATGCCCGGCGTGCCGTTGGGAGCCAGCACGACCGAGGGCATCCCCCGTCGATCGTTGTACTGAGGCGTGCCGTCCGCCGCGGCGAGGTAGACCTTCTGCAGGTCGATCGCCACGACGATCGAGTCTGCGCCGGTGAGGCCCCACCCCTGCGCGGCCTCGGCCGACAGCGCGCTGGCCGGAACGGCGCCGAGGATGCGGGAGCCCTCGGTCGCGCAGGTCATCAGCTCGGCGAAGCCGGCGTACTGCTCACGCCACTTCGACAGCGGCGTCACCTGCGTGCCCGACGTCAGGATCTTCTGACCGGTCGACCCGCTCATGATCGTGATGGTGAACTGCACATCCTGCATGTCGGAGGTGACCCGCAGGCCGGAGCCGACGGTCTCGTCGACGGCGACCGTGTGATCGACGTAGACCGGAGCGCTCAAGGTCACGTTGGGGGCGCCCTCAGCCCCGGAGACGCTCACCGTGTTGAGCACACCCGAGCTGTCGGTGGGGCGGTCGCACGAGGCCGCCGATCCGGGCGTCGAAGCGCATCCGACGAGGGTCAGAGCAGACAGGCCGATGACGGCGAGGGCAGCAGGGATCCGGCGCACCGGATCAGTCTACGTCGTCCGGTGCACCGCGCCCGGCCGTGACGGCGTCGGCCGTCGCCTGCCGAGCGCCGTCCGCTGCGCGCTGTGCCTCGCGCACGCGCTTGCGGAGGTTCTTGTCGGTGATCTGACGGTCGCCGACGGCCCCGGGCGTCCAGAGTTCGACGTCCTCATCGGCATAACTGGGCTTCTTCAGTGCGCGCTTGCGCACGTCCGGGGGCATCGCACCCGGTGCCAGGCGACGCGCCGTGATGAGAAACCCCGTGTGTGCGACCATCCGATGATCCGGTCGTACCGCGAGCCCTTCGACATGCCATCCACGCACCATCGTCTCGGTCGCTTCGGGCTCGGTGAACAGACCAGTGGCGCGGATGTACTCCGCGACACGACTGAGTTGGGTCGCGGTGGCGATGTAGCAGAGCACCACACCACCGGGCGTGAGAGCGTCGGCAACCGCGTCGATGCACTCCCACGGGGCTAGCATGTCCAGAACGACGCGATCCACGGATGCCGGGCCCACCGCACCGGGAAGCTCTTTCACGAGGTCACCCACGACAACTTCCCAGCTGTCGGGCGTGTGCCCGAAGAAGGTCTCCACGTTGGCACGAGCCACCTCCGCGAACTCGTCACGGCGCTCGAAGGAGATCAGGCGCCCCGCCGGACCGATCGTGCGCAGCAGCCACATCGACAGCGCGCCCGAGCCGACACCCGCCTCGACCACCGTCGCGCCGGGGAAGATGTCGGCGGACGCCAGAATCTGCGCGGCATCCTTCGGGTACACGATGGCAGCACCGCGCGGCATCGACATCACGAAGTCGCGCAGCAGCGGCCGCAGTGCCAGGTACTCGTGACCACCGGAGTTGGTCACCACCGACCCGTCGGGCTGACCGAGCAGCTGTTCGTGTTTGAGCACGCCGTGGTGGGTGTGCAACTCGCCGCCCTCCCGCAGGGTGACGGTGTGGAGGCGGCCCTTGGGTCCGGTCAGCTGCACGCGGTCGCCCAGGCGGAACGGGCCGCTCGGGCGCAGGTCGACGAGGGATGTCGGGGTGGTCATGCGTGCTCT
The sequence above is a segment of the Microbacterium sp. PM5 genome. Coding sequences within it:
- the lnt gene encoding apolipoprotein N-acyltransferase, translating into MSERLRPAASARPLLPLWAAAVVATAAGLVLTLAFPALSWWPVVFVAVPLALLTLVGRRTGGAFVVGLLFGAGLFFVNFSFTARYLGPVPWIALSALESVLTAVMAIPIAWAYRWMPRWAPGTAGRLIALPALVAGLWVSREELQGTFPYGGFPWTRIAVTQADSPLAHVTSWTGMSGLSFLIVFACAAAIEVARLGAVTRAQVAALRALPAGITVLVLFLLPAFPTTDAGRIRVGAVQGNGPAGYFDQHAAYDVFRAQLAATRPIEDRDIDLLLWPEGGIDADPLSNTSVRTALDAVAARVGAPLLVSGVTQRGEQYFNSSLLWQVGAQNPTALYDKRHPVPFGEYVPDRWFYNMLAPDLIGLIQREYTPGTTTPMFDVDGVGVGLAICFDVIYDDVIREGALAGAQVYMFQTNNADFRGTDENLQQLAFARIRAVESGRAVVNLSTVGTSQVIGPDGRTIDALPADEPGAMVTDVPLRTGLTPGILLGDAVQTLLGWGSVVALAVVGLIVRRRARTPKTPTPEGAGVEAGE
- a CDS encoding FKBP-type peptidyl-prolyl cis-trans isomerase gives rise to the protein MRRIPAALAVIGLSALTLVGCASTPGSAASCDRPTDSSGVLNTVSVSGAEGAPNVTLSAPVYVDHTVAVDETVGSGLRVTSDMQDVQFTITIMSGSTGQKILTSGTQVTPLSKWREQYAGFAELMTCATEGSRILGAVPASALSAEAAQGWGLTGADSIVVAIDLQKVYLAAADGTPQYNDRRGMPSVVLAPNGTPGIIIPDTAPPSDLAVEVLKKGDGPAVGDGDQIRINYTGLTWADRKVFDSTWDKGASTAVTLDAVVPGFAQALKGQTVGSQILVVIPPSLGYGDKTTSSIPAGSTLVFVIDVLGVDTPAAP
- a CDS encoding RNA polymerase-binding protein RbpA, with product MADRSLRGIRLGASSLQSEEGVVFHERANHTYVCTQCGRETVMTFAADAELPEAWECRTCGAEAVLRVGDSVVEVDHSGDKAPRTHWDMLLERRTVSELEELLEERLSLLRARRGAADDSRLSA
- a CDS encoding DEAD/DEAH box helicase, translating into MTDPASRYAQAQARQAHPITASFADEQRFDLDPFQIAGCHALEDGRSVLVAAPTGAGKTIVGEFAVHLAMREPDEKAFYTTPMKALSNQKFRELQQVYGEDEVGLLTGDTNINGNARVVVMTTEVLRNMLYADSPALRGLRYVVMDEVHYLADRFRGAVWEEVIIHLPARVKLVSLSATVSNAEEFGDWLDTVRGDTAVIVSETRPVPLEQHVLVRGDLLPLFDDRAGIATAQVNQELMRLRSVRGSTFESNRRAQDYRSQRHRMQGDRSGGPRPPKGGVRPLRSANAQRIERIDRPQVVELLARANLLPAIFFIFSRAGCEAAVQQLRRSGVRLTDRDERDEIRRIVDERTLTLPDEDLAVLGFWEWRENLERGVAAHHAGLLPAFKEIVEELFQRKLVKVVFATETLALGINMPARTVVLEKLEKFNGEARVAITSGEYTQLTGRAGRRGIDVEGHAVIQWSESLDPQAVAALASRRTYPLNSSFRPTYNMAVNLIDQFGRARAREILESSFAQFQADRAVVGLAREVKDAEESLAGYAASMACERGDFAEFARMRRELGDLERKGDRSGPPKVRQQRQERIESLRRSLKRHPCQSCPDREKHARWAERYGKLRRHTDKLRQQIDMRTGTVARIFDRVVDVLTALDYVHLDPHGATALTAAGATMKRIYGERDLLVAESLRTRIWKDLDPAGLAALACCLVYEPRRDESGPGEHGLPRGAFRGALTATQELWARLDDLEQDHRLPGSSPVATGLAQAMHSWARGASLDRVLQEADLAAGDFVRWTKQTIDLLDQLSMVADAPLATTARAALDAVRRGIVAYGSY
- the tatC gene encoding twin-arginine translocase subunit TatC, giving the protein MSLAQHLTELRRRFIIGIIALVVGMIIAWIFTDAIIWAMTEPIRVVAAQRGDGDVVTLMYQSITGPFDMRLRIALAVGVIFSAPVWVWQIWAFLVPGLTRKEIRYTIGFVSAAVPLFAAGVFVGWLIMPHIVELMASFTPQGASNIYDSKYYYDFVFKLLLVVGVSFVLPVFLVALNLAGVMSGMAILKGWRVAVLVASLFAALATPAADIVSMLLLAGILTVLYFAAAGLSVIFDRRRAKREKALGLDL
- a CDS encoding tRNA (adenine-N1)-methyltransferase, whose translation is MTTPTSLVDLRPSGPFRLGDRVQLTGPKGRLHTVTLREGGELHTHHGVLKHEQLLGQPDGSVVTNSGGHEYLALRPLLRDFVMSMPRGAAIVYPKDAAQILASADIFPGATVVEAGVGSGALSMWLLRTIGPAGRLISFERRDEFAEVARANVETFFGHTPDSWEVVVGDLVKELPGAVGPASVDRVVLDMLAPWECIDAVADALTPGGVVLCYIATATQLSRVAEYIRATGLFTEPEATETMVRGWHVEGLAVRPDHRMVAHTGFLITARRLAPGAMPPDVRKRALKKPSYADEDVELWTPGAVGDRQITDKNLRKRVREAQRAADGARQATADAVTAGRGAPDDVD
- a CDS encoding WYL domain-containing protein, translating into MPTETSRSAPEERLVNLVVALMATEQGLTKDTILSSVAGYREQGSAGASKDALEKMFERDKENLRSLGIPVETIGDYADPDDLREARYRIPTAEYELPADIEFTPAELAVLNLAGGVWSESSMSADARSGLRKIRALGIEVDAPIIGYSPRVNLREPAFSPMQRAIEQGRVVEFSYLKAGEANARVRRVQPYALVEYEARWHVYGFDLAQGDVRTFLLSRIVSDVAITRTTFDLALREEAGERALTGLAQLAARQQALLEIAPGTEAALRLTRRATPAGQGIRVPYVDVHIFADELASYGPEVRVVEPEDLRDQVIARLQRTVQIHGGAVGERS
- a CDS encoding SPFH domain-containing protein; the encoded protein is MVDVGAFVGQIFVIVLLVVIAIFVIVVLFRSIRIIPQAYSGVVERLGRYQRTLSPGLNLLVPFIDRLRPLVDMREQVVSFPPQPVITEDNLVVSIDTVVYFQVTDARAATYEIANYLSAVEQLTTTTLRNVVGGLNLEEALTSRDNINGQLRVVLDEATGKWGLRVSRVELKAIDPPHSIQDSMEKQMRAERDRRAAILTAEGSKQSQILEAEGRRQAEILKAEGDKQAAILRAEGEAAAIENVFSAIHAGRPDDKLLAYQYLQTLPKISDSSSSKLWIIPSEFTEAMKGLGSAFAARTDAGGAPASTATTGAPPTEPS
- a CDS encoding twin-arginine translocase TatA/TatE family subunit, with amino-acid sequence MLGGLTGWHLLALVVIILLLFGAAKLPALAKSVGQSARVFKGEMKAMKEDDAATATPPAPPVTGSAAGTAASSAEPGPDTKP
- a CDS encoding WYL domain-containing protein produces the protein MSARRKPLLATDRAALILQLVPYLIGKGEVSLTEAAEEFDVTVEQMRAMVEKLTVIGLPGDGGFWQMANDLFDIDWDLLDQQDLVVITNSVGLERTPRLTAPEAAALLAGLRVAASLPGVGESGVIQGLLAKLARGASGVPADVIVAPGEVDEVRVTVDRALRDGVAVAFTYQAPDAAPTTRTVDPVKVHIAGGQWYLQGWCHLRQAMRTFHLDRVSDVRLTDIVSTHGDDTVPGLFEGAARDVEVAVRYRASAASLLADYVVIDDPADTDAAVRSARVRVGDARSLKRVAAKLGGDLEIVSPDAARRAAAAWAEAGLAQYA
- a CDS encoding glycerophosphodiester phosphodiesterase family protein produces the protein MSHPWFAASAAPRVLAHRGFVPTDAEGIVENTVAAFAAAHAIGAKYVESDCHLTADGVVVFFHDDDLLRVTGDPRKIAAVRHDELVEIMADRGGLASAADTIEAFPTLRFNIDVKSPDAALPLGRIVAGHADRVLITSFSDARRRRALEAARHLGGEPATSAGRETVARLLAAVSTGSSALVRRVLRGVDAVQIPERQGPMRIVTPRLLRLVHDADVEVHVWTVNDRHDMDRLLALGVDGLVTDRADLALNATASRP